In the genome of Rhodamnia argentea isolate NSW1041297 chromosome 3, ASM2092103v1, whole genome shotgun sequence, one region contains:
- the LOC115727937 gene encoding putative invertase inhibitor, with translation MNGAFSISSLFLIHFLIIFCGVQSASDLIQDTCKKIAAIEVEVNFDFCVKSLGSDPHSHEVDLEGLGLIAVKLSQANITSTIEYTKQLLKQKLDPRLLKYISFCWTVYAPFEGKDVIPFYKAKDYKTVGSWATVLGGNEDMCDSQLTQKKGMVPPLTKRNAEISQLSAIVVDIMHFLGWKA, from the coding sequence atgaatggCGCATTCTCAATTTCTTCCCTATTCTTGATCCatttcctcataatcttctGTGGTGTCCAATCCGCGAGCGATCTCATTCAGGACACCTGCAAGAAGATTGCAGCGATTGAGGTAGAGGTGAACTTCGACTTCTGCGTGAAGTCTCTCGGATCAGACCCGCATAGCCATGAGGTGGATCTCGAGGGACTAGGGCTAATTGCGGTCAAGCTGTCACAAGCCAACATTACAAGCACGATCGAGTACACTAAGCAACTACTTAAGCAAAAGTTGGATCCGCGCCTACTCAAATATATCTCGTTTTGCTGGACAGTGTACGCCCCATTTGAAGGCAAAGACGTGATCCCATTTTACAAGGCGAAGGATTACAAAACCGTGGGTAGTTGGGCAACTGTACTTGGAGGTAACGAAGATATGTGCGACTCTCAACTAACGCAGAAGAAAGGCATGGTTCCACCTTTGACAAAGCGTAATGCTGAGATTTCTCAATTGAGCGCCATAGTAGTTGATATTATGCATTTTTTGGGGTGGAAAGCGTAA